The following coding sequences lie in one Paramormyrops kingsleyae isolate MSU_618 chromosome 15, PKINGS_0.4, whole genome shotgun sequence genomic window:
- the ticam1 gene encoding TIR domain-containing adapter molecule 1 isoform X3 encodes MAERGERSDTVRDAEKRTESITGTSLKDAFKVLSAASQEKLQSLTLKRSSREAEILVQAMSLITLRKGQDALDKLAALGGSGVAKYLAEQVTACRGQLEHFRIDEQAKLEARTDTLAELARIFQVLAEGRLCSESLRDRAYGVALGAYRSMNSNVEGRENRQLEQLMEEATMICGPEFITQEDGQFSWGKTLQSCSPKTSTHRGQHKKTSAIPIQGSQCGPLVPTVEHSSPTSLRSSSSNETSFPSHLEVSASPTAVFDSNRMSRAMQDLTLTPSHMEDVSPNQSLPLFEVVSQNNPADECIKRTAILHSPYNKKVCDFVEVTEKSENNGTMTSRITNAKSKFNGGSPSKKPTEVLLSVTTALTENNKPGSATPGNVTNISRTTSPPLNSKDPEEQKEDEQESSTYGGHAQVPEDICSTRRE; translated from the exons ATGGCTGAGAGGGGAGAACGGAGTGACACGGTGAGGGATGCAGAGAAGAGGACAGAAAGTATCACTGGGACAAGTTTGAAAGATGCCTTTAAGGTTCTTTCTGCCGCCTCACAAGAGAAATTACAGAGTCTCACTTTAAAAAGGAGCAGCAGGGAGGCTGAGATACTGGTGCAGGCAATGTCTCTGATTACGCTGAGGAAGGGACAAGACGCACTGGATAAACTCGCAGCCCTGGGCGGCAGTGGCGTGGCAAAATACCTGGCTGAACAGGTAACGGCATGTCGGGGTCAACTGGAACACTTCAGAATAGACGAGCAGGCCAAGCTGGAAGCTCGCACCGACACTTTAGCCGAGCTGGCTAGGATTTTTCAGGTTCTAGCAGAGGGGAGACTGTGTAGCGAATCGCTGAGAGACAGAGCCTACGGAGTTGCTCTCGGGGCGTACAGAAGTATGAACTCAAATGTCGAAGGGAGGGAGAACAGGCAGCTGGAGCAACTGATGGAAGAGGCCACCATGATTTGTGGGCCTGAATTCATTACTCAGGAAGATGGTCAGTTTTCATGGGGTAAAACACTACAATCTTGCTCACCCAAAACATCTACTCATAGGGGACAGCACAAAAAGACCTCAGCCATACCTATACAAGGTAGCCAGTGTGGTCCATTAGTACCAACAGTTGAGCACAGTTCCCCAACCTCCCTGCGAAGCAGTTCTTCTAACGAGACGTCTTTCCCCAGTCACCTAGAGGTCAGTGCATCCCCCACTGCTGTATTTGATTCAAACAGAATGAGCCGCGCCATGCAGGACTTGACGTTGACACCATCACATATGGAGGATGTTTCCCCTAATCAATCACTGCCTCTTTTTGAAGTAGTGTCACAGAATAATCCTGCTGACGAATGCATAAAGAGAACAGCAATACTTCATTCCCCATATAATAAGAAAGTGTGTGATTTTGTGGAAGTAACAGAGAAATCTGAAAACAATGGCACTATGACATCCAGGATTACAAATGCAAAATCTAAGTTTAATGGGGGAAGTCCTTCAAAGAAACCTACTGAAGTCCTATTGTCTGTCACAACTGCCCTCACTGAGAACAATAAACCCGGATCTGCAACTCCAGGAAATGTCACTAACATTTCAAGGACCACGTCACCCCCACTAAACAGCAAAGATCCAGAAGAACAGAAAGAGGATGAG CAAGAATCGTCTACCTACGGAGGACATGCCCAAGTGCCTGAAGATATTTGTAGCACTAGAAGAGAGTAG
- the ticam1 gene encoding TIR domain-containing adapter molecule 1 isoform X2, with protein sequence MAERGERSDTVRDAEKRTESITGTSLKDAFKVLSAASQEKLQSLTLKRSSREAEILVQAMSLITLRKGQDALDKLAALGGSGVAKYLAEQVTACRGQLEHFRIDEQAKLEARTDTLAELARIFQVLAEGRLCSESLRDRAYGVALGAYRSMNSNVEGRENRQLEQLMEEATMICGPEFITQEDGQFSWGKTLQSCSPKTSTHRGQHKKTSAIPIQGSQCGPLVPTVEHSSPTSLRSSSSNETSFPSHLEVSASPTAVFDSNRMSRAMQDLTLTPSHMEDVSPNQSLPLFEVVSQNNPADECIKRTAILHSPYNKKVCDFVEVTEKSENNGTMTSRITNAKSKFNGGSPSKKPTEVLLSVTTALTENNKPGSATPGNVTNISRTTSPPLNSKDPEEQKEDEVEDEVQFFSFVILHAPEDMETAERLQEKLKSLGIARIVYLRRTCPSA encoded by the exons ATGGCTGAGAGGGGAGAACGGAGTGACACGGTGAGGGATGCAGAGAAGAGGACAGAAAGTATCACTGGGACAAGTTTGAAAGATGCCTTTAAGGTTCTTTCTGCCGCCTCACAAGAGAAATTACAGAGTCTCACTTTAAAAAGGAGCAGCAGGGAGGCTGAGATACTGGTGCAGGCAATGTCTCTGATTACGCTGAGGAAGGGACAAGACGCACTGGATAAACTCGCAGCCCTGGGCGGCAGTGGCGTGGCAAAATACCTGGCTGAACAGGTAACGGCATGTCGGGGTCAACTGGAACACTTCAGAATAGACGAGCAGGCCAAGCTGGAAGCTCGCACCGACACTTTAGCCGAGCTGGCTAGGATTTTTCAGGTTCTAGCAGAGGGGAGACTGTGTAGCGAATCGCTGAGAGACAGAGCCTACGGAGTTGCTCTCGGGGCGTACAGAAGTATGAACTCAAATGTCGAAGGGAGGGAGAACAGGCAGCTGGAGCAACTGATGGAAGAGGCCACCATGATTTGTGGGCCTGAATTCATTACTCAGGAAGATGGTCAGTTTTCATGGGGTAAAACACTACAATCTTGCTCACCCAAAACATCTACTCATAGGGGACAGCACAAAAAGACCTCAGCCATACCTATACAAGGTAGCCAGTGTGGTCCATTAGTACCAACAGTTGAGCACAGTTCCCCAACCTCCCTGCGAAGCAGTTCTTCTAACGAGACGTCTTTCCCCAGTCACCTAGAGGTCAGTGCATCCCCCACTGCTGTATTTGATTCAAACAGAATGAGCCGCGCCATGCAGGACTTGACGTTGACACCATCACATATGGAGGATGTTTCCCCTAATCAATCACTGCCTCTTTTTGAAGTAGTGTCACAGAATAATCCTGCTGACGAATGCATAAAGAGAACAGCAATACTTCATTCCCCATATAATAAGAAAGTGTGTGATTTTGTGGAAGTAACAGAGAAATCTGAAAACAATGGCACTATGACATCCAGGATTACAAATGCAAAATCTAAGTTTAATGGGGGAAGTCCTTCAAAGAAACCTACTGAAGTCCTATTGTCTGTCACAACTGCCCTCACTGAGAACAATAAACCCGGATCTGCAACTCCAGGAAATGTCACTAACATTTCAAGGACCACGTCACCCCCACTAAACAGCAAAGATCCAGAAGAACAGAAAGAGGATGAGGTAGAGGACGAAGTCCAGTTTTTCTCTTTTGTGATCTTGCATGCCCCAGAGGACATGGAAACGGCTGAGAGGCTGCAGGAAAAACTGAAAAGTTTAGGCATTG CAAGAATCGTCTACCTACGGAGGACATGCCCAAGTGCCTGA
- the dohh gene encoding deoxyhypusine hydroxylase, protein MTNEQEVAAVGRILANPQENLTARFRALFTLRNLGGAQAIDWISKTFVDDSALLKHELAYCLGQMQDERAIPTLEAVLRDTSQEPMVRHEAGEALGAIGNPKVLDLLKKYADDPVIEVAETCQLAIRRLEWLTNGRDPEEDGTDRNPYSSVDPAPPAQRRSVPELRVQLLDETLPLFDRYRAMFALRNLGSAEAVLALGEGLRCGSALFRHEVAYVLGQMQHEAGIPQLQAALERPGENAMVRHECAEALGAIGRESCLQTLQRYREDGERVVKESCEVALDMYEYENSSQFQYADGLLRVQGAQ, encoded by the exons ATGACAAATGAGCAGGAGGTGGCAGCAGTGGGCAGAATCCTGGCCAACCCACAGGAAAACCTAACGGCCCGCTTTCGGGCGCTCTTCACCTTGCGCAACCTCGGCGGGGCGCAGGCTATCGACTGGATCAGCAAGACGTTCGTGGACGACTCGGCGCTGCTGAAGCACGAGCTGGCTTACTGCCTGGGCCAGATGCAGGATGAGCGGGCAATTCCCACCCTGGAGGCCGTGCTGAGGGACACCTCCCAGGAGCCAATGGTGCGGCATGAAGCTG GGGAAGCCTTGGGGGCGATAGGGAACCCAAAGGTCCTTGACCTGCTGAAGAAATATGCTGATGACCCAGTGATAGAG GTGGCAGAGACATGCCAGCTAGCCATTCGCCGGTTGGAGTGGCTCACGAACGGCAGAGACCCCGAGGAGGACGGAACGGACCGCAACCCCTACTCTTCGGttgaccccgccccccccgcacAGCGCAGGAGCGTTCCGGAGCTGCGGGTACAGCTGCTGGACGAGACGCTCCCGCTGTTCGATCGTTACAGGGCCATGTTCGCGCTACGCAACCTGGGAAGCGCGGAGGCCGTGCTGGCACTGGGAGAAG GTCTCCGGTGTGGCAGTGCCCTGTTCCGCCACGAGGTGGCCTACGTGCTGGGCCAGATGCAGCACGAGGCTGGCATTCCGCAGCTGCAGGCTGCCCTGGAGCGGCCCGGCGAGAACGCCATGGTGCGGCACGAGTGCGCAGAGGCCCTGGGCGCCATCGGCAGGGAGTCATGCCTGCAGACACTGCAGCGATACCGGGAGGATGGCGAGCGCGTGGTGAAGGAGAGCTGCGAGGTGGCACTGGACATGTACGAGTATGAGAACAGCTCGCAGTTCCAGTACGCCGACGGGCTTCTGCGTGTGCAGGGAGCACAGTGA
- the ticam1 gene encoding TIR domain-containing adapter molecule 1 isoform X1, with protein MAERGERSDTVRDAEKRTESITGTSLKDAFKVLSAASQEKLQSLTLKRSSREAEILVQAMSLITLRKGQDALDKLAALGGSGVAKYLAEQVTACRGQLEHFRIDEQAKLEARTDTLAELARIFQVLAEGRLCSESLRDRAYGVALGAYRSMNSNVEGRENRQLEQLMEEATMICGPEFITQEDGQFSWGKTLQSCSPKTSTHRGQHKKTSAIPIQGSQCGPLVPTVEHSSPTSLRSSSSNETSFPSHLEVSASPTAVFDSNRMSRAMQDLTLTPSHMEDVSPNQSLPLFEVVSQNNPADECIKRTAILHSPYNKKVCDFVEVTEKSENNGTMTSRITNAKSKFNGGSPSKKPTEVLLSVTTALTENNKPGSATPGNVTNISRTTSPPLNSKDPEEQKEDEVEDEVQFFSFVILHAPEDMETAERLQEKLKSLGIGEGSTFSQDFLVPGKTKLRCIEDAIDNSAFSILLLSRNFNNQLQEIQTNAALMNSIENVHKYNSVIPLFPSKNRLPTEDMPKCLKIFVALEESSRSFDRMARMAMAPERIKKQKELWRQDQYIRLQQKRKLRLKEEIKKSKVLSNQEMEISQLEKEQRQLYMKMRQQNQTLQYYDTPGPISKPPQHLIDMDRQPSILISNAKYIMIGDNSQMTVDVSSDTDDNVPGDMEE; from the coding sequence ATGGCTGAGAGGGGAGAACGGAGTGACACGGTGAGGGATGCAGAGAAGAGGACAGAAAGTATCACTGGGACAAGTTTGAAAGATGCCTTTAAGGTTCTTTCTGCCGCCTCACAAGAGAAATTACAGAGTCTCACTTTAAAAAGGAGCAGCAGGGAGGCTGAGATACTGGTGCAGGCAATGTCTCTGATTACGCTGAGGAAGGGACAAGACGCACTGGATAAACTCGCAGCCCTGGGCGGCAGTGGCGTGGCAAAATACCTGGCTGAACAGGTAACGGCATGTCGGGGTCAACTGGAACACTTCAGAATAGACGAGCAGGCCAAGCTGGAAGCTCGCACCGACACTTTAGCCGAGCTGGCTAGGATTTTTCAGGTTCTAGCAGAGGGGAGACTGTGTAGCGAATCGCTGAGAGACAGAGCCTACGGAGTTGCTCTCGGGGCGTACAGAAGTATGAACTCAAATGTCGAAGGGAGGGAGAACAGGCAGCTGGAGCAACTGATGGAAGAGGCCACCATGATTTGTGGGCCTGAATTCATTACTCAGGAAGATGGTCAGTTTTCATGGGGTAAAACACTACAATCTTGCTCACCCAAAACATCTACTCATAGGGGACAGCACAAAAAGACCTCAGCCATACCTATACAAGGTAGCCAGTGTGGTCCATTAGTACCAACAGTTGAGCACAGTTCCCCAACCTCCCTGCGAAGCAGTTCTTCTAACGAGACGTCTTTCCCCAGTCACCTAGAGGTCAGTGCATCCCCCACTGCTGTATTTGATTCAAACAGAATGAGCCGCGCCATGCAGGACTTGACGTTGACACCATCACATATGGAGGATGTTTCCCCTAATCAATCACTGCCTCTTTTTGAAGTAGTGTCACAGAATAATCCTGCTGACGAATGCATAAAGAGAACAGCAATACTTCATTCCCCATATAATAAGAAAGTGTGTGATTTTGTGGAAGTAACAGAGAAATCTGAAAACAATGGCACTATGACATCCAGGATTACAAATGCAAAATCTAAGTTTAATGGGGGAAGTCCTTCAAAGAAACCTACTGAAGTCCTATTGTCTGTCACAACTGCCCTCACTGAGAACAATAAACCCGGATCTGCAACTCCAGGAAATGTCACTAACATTTCAAGGACCACGTCACCCCCACTAAACAGCAAAGATCCAGAAGAACAGAAAGAGGATGAGGTAGAGGACGAAGTCCAGTTTTTCTCTTTTGTGATCTTGCATGCCCCAGAGGACATGGAAACGGCTGAGAGGCTGCAGGAAAAACTGAAAAGTTTAGGCATTGGTGAGGGATCCACCTTTAGCCAGGACTTTTTAGTTCCTGGGAAAACTAAGTTGAGATGTATTGAGGATGCCATTGATAACTCAGCTTTTTCCATCCTTCTACTTTCACGCAACTTCAACAACCAGCTGCAGGAGATCCAGACTAATGCTGCTCTCATGAATTCCATTGAGAATGTGCACAAATACAACTCTGTCATTCCCCTCTTTCCTAGCAAGAATCGTCTACCTACGGAGGACATGCCCAAGTGCCTGAAGATATTTGTAGCACTAGAAGAGAGTAGCCGGTCCTTTGATAGGATGGCGAGGATGGCGATGGCACCAGAAAGGATCAAGAAGCAGAAGGAACTATGGCGCCAAGACCAGTATATTAGATTACAGCAAAAAAGGAAGCTGAGACTGAAGGAAGAGATTAAAAAAAGCAAAGTtctgtcaaatcaagaaatggAAATCTCTCAGCTAGAGAAGGAGCAGAGGCAGCTGTACATGAAAATGCGACAGCAGAATCAAACACTGCAATATTATGATACACCTGGGCCTATTTCGAAACCACCACAGCACTTAATCGATATGGACAGGCAGCCCAGTATCCTTATTAGTAATGCAAAGTATATCATGATTGGGGATAACTCCCAGATGACTGTAGACGTGAGTTCTGATACAGACGATAATGTGCCAGGGGACATGGAGGAATGA